A region of bacterium DNA encodes the following proteins:
- a CDS encoding helix-turn-helix domain-containing protein, translating to MNTAPRTRVAKVTRADGGTAPRAPGEGPQGLLTLSEAAEMLGRVHRTTIMRWVREDRLKCVRLSRKVILFERDEIMRFIRDHRATGH from the coding sequence ATGAACACAGCACCGCGAACTCGCGTTGCTAAGGTGACCCGGGCCGACGGTGGGACCGCGCCGCGTGCGCCGGGAGAAGGACCGCAGGGACTACTAACTCTGTCCGAAGCTGCCGAAATGCTCGGCCGTGTACATCGTACCACAATTATGCGTTGGGTGCGTGAAGATCGCTTGAAATGTGTGCGCTTATCACGTAAAGTCATTCTTTTCGAACGTGATGAGATCATGCGCTTCATTCGAGACCACCGCGCCACGGGACACTAA
- a CDS encoding aminotransferase class I/II-fold pyridoxal phosphate-dependent enzyme, with amino-acid sequence MIDLRSDTITKPTAGMRSAMAGAEVGDDQFGEDPTVNLLQERVADLLGKEASLFFPTGTMANQCAIRTLTRPGDDVIVSKESHVVIHETGAAAANSGVQFTEIGSGGMFTAEEFVSAYKAPGHIVHPPTTLVAVENTHNRAGGVIFPLDEALRIGQAARERNVFSYCDGARLWNAALATGREFAQLAEPFDLVSVAFSKGLGCPAGSMLAGSRDIINRAIRYRRMLGGAMRQTGILAAACMYALDNHLEQLHNDHHNARKLAETLSSSPLVSLDMNSVQTNIVIFDLNPEARDAETLVSRAERLGVSFFAFGPRTIRLVTHRDVRPADCETAARLILKAIEQ; translated from the coding sequence ATGATTGATCTTCGTTCAGACACTATCACGAAACCTACTGCAGGAATGCGCTCAGCAATGGCCGGAGCCGAAGTCGGCGATGACCAGTTCGGTGAGGACCCGACGGTCAATCTCCTGCAGGAGCGAGTTGCCGACCTGCTGGGCAAGGAAGCCTCGCTATTCTTTCCGACGGGAACGATGGCAAATCAATGCGCGATTCGCACGTTGACCCGCCCCGGCGATGACGTGATCGTCAGCAAAGAGTCGCATGTCGTCATTCATGAGACTGGTGCGGCTGCGGCAAATTCTGGTGTGCAATTCACGGAAATCGGGAGCGGCGGGATGTTCACCGCAGAAGAGTTTGTGTCAGCCTACAAAGCCCCCGGTCACATCGTCCATCCGCCGACGACGCTGGTCGCCGTCGAGAACACACATAACCGGGCGGGCGGTGTGATTTTTCCGCTGGATGAGGCTTTACGTATTGGTCAAGCGGCACGCGAGCGCAACGTATTCTCATACTGCGACGGCGCCCGCCTCTGGAATGCCGCACTCGCCACAGGCAGGGAGTTCGCACAACTCGCCGAGCCCTTTGACCTCGTTTCCGTTGCTTTCTCTAAAGGACTCGGCTGCCCCGCCGGCTCGATGCTCGCTGGGTCGCGCGACATCATCAATCGAGCGATCCGCTATCGCCGAATGCTTGGCGGAGCGATGCGGCAAACCGGTATTCTGGCAGCGGCCTGCATGTATGCGCTCGACAACCATCTTGAACAGCTACACAATGACCATCACAACGCGCGCAAACTCGCCGAAACGTTGAGCAGTTCGCCGCTCGTCTCATTGGATATGAACAGCGTGCAGACAAACATCGTCATTTTTGATTTGAACCCGGAAGCACGGGATGCCGAGACCTTGGTAAGCAGAGCGGAGCGCTTGGGTGTCTCCTTCTTTGCATTTGGTCCGCGTACGATCAGGCTCGTCACACACCGCGACGTCAGACCAGCTGACTGTGAAACCGCCGCACGTCTCATTCTCAAAGCGATTGAACAGTAG
- a CDS encoding NapC/NirT family cytochrome c: MSKFKFLLHEFFIACWETIKLPFWLFGVGWKRLMEFGPRRIGLVLFASAAVILFSLLFFVKVTSQPNFCKSCHVMIPYFDAWETSTHSMVTCTECHIPPGLEGTIHSKFLAISMVTNYMTGLYKRSKPWAEIDDRSCLRSGCHDTRLLQSTESFRGVMFDHKPHLENVRRGRQLRCTSCHANIVQGEHISVNESTCFLCHFKPDSLGQVTALATCTICHNPPTGPAAADTSYDHTEMLARKIDCSSCHVSEIAGDGFVPRERCNSCHAQVAHIERYDDHEFVHQMHVTDRKVECTACHIQIRHGKEAVAFASQERTCGQCHGKPDNAIEKVWRGELPGIPPSPSSMASAGMSCTSCHTGDVHTIRGKPEPPSCTPCHDAEFDRLWPRWEVTIAQGLRDLEAKLHTLSPAEADTIRAAIDVYRRGNPLHNPELVDVLTARITGSPAATGHACAVCHPGAANAVVAYDGKLFNHSKHSRAGDCTACHVSERTDRHGAIQMSSNQCNACHHESVALAKTDCKTCHTTQAAVYAGNVPEFAGAKPSFKMDLEIVCTDCHAVSGTHVSRDVLPSCIACHDENTADTLKMWKSDAQEIARNVQKAMSAYRAGSEPYRKYQQLADLLKKDGSGTAHNPELFKRWYESLGAAQ, from the coding sequence GTGTCCAAGTTCAAGTTCCTTCTGCACGAATTCTTCATCGCCTGCTGGGAGACGATCAAACTTCCTTTCTGGCTTTTTGGCGTTGGCTGGAAGCGATTGATGGAATTCGGACCGCGACGCATCGGCTTGGTGTTGTTTGCCTCTGCCGCGGTCATTCTGTTTTCTTTGTTGTTCTTTGTCAAAGTCACGTCGCAGCCGAACTTCTGTAAGTCGTGTCATGTGATGATTCCCTACTTCGATGCGTGGGAAACATCAACGCATAGTATGGTTACCTGCACGGAGTGCCATATTCCGCCCGGGTTGGAAGGAACGATTCACTCGAAGTTCTTGGCCATCTCGATGGTCACCAATTATATGACGGGACTGTATAAGCGCTCAAAGCCTTGGGCGGAAATCGATGACAGGAGCTGTCTGCGTTCCGGTTGTCATGACACTCGCTTGCTGCAGAGCACCGAGAGTTTTCGGGGTGTGATGTTTGACCACAAGCCGCATCTCGAGAATGTCCGGCGCGGTCGGCAGTTGCGCTGCACATCGTGCCACGCAAACATCGTTCAAGGCGAGCACATATCGGTCAACGAGTCCACGTGTTTCCTGTGCCACTTCAAGCCGGATTCCCTGGGACAGGTGACTGCGCTCGCCACATGCACGATTTGTCACAATCCCCCGACCGGACCGGCCGCCGCGGACACGAGCTACGACCATACCGAGATGCTTGCCCGCAAGATTGATTGTTCAAGCTGCCACGTTTCGGAAATTGCAGGCGACGGTTTTGTCCCGCGCGAACGCTGCAATTCCTGTCACGCGCAGGTCGCTCACATCGAGCGCTACGATGATCACGAATTCGTTCATCAGATGCACGTGACCGATCGTAAAGTGGAATGCACGGCTTGTCACATTCAAATCAGGCACGGCAAGGAAGCCGTCGCGTTTGCCAGTCAGGAACGGACCTGCGGGCAGTGCCACGGCAAACCGGATAACGCCATCGAAAAAGTTTGGCGCGGCGAGTTGCCCGGCATTCCGCCTTCTCCGTCGTCTATGGCAAGTGCCGGAATGTCCTGCACGTCCTGTCACACAGGGGATGTGCACACGATTCGCGGCAAGCCTGAGCCGCCCTCCTGCACGCCTTGTCATGACGCGGAGTTCGACAGACTCTGGCCGCGTTGGGAAGTGACGATTGCCCAGGGCTTGCGCGACCTCGAAGCAAAGCTTCATACACTGAGTCCTGCGGAAGCAGACACGATTCGGGCGGCGATTGATGTGTACAGGCGGGGAAATCCGTTGCACAATCCGGAATTGGTGGACGTGCTCACCGCGCGCATCACCGGCTCACCTGCGGCGACCGGGCACGCCTGCGCAGTCTGTCACCCGGGCGCGGCCAACGCTGTGGTGGCCTATGACGGCAAGCTCTTTAACCATAGCAAACATTCGCGCGCTGGTGACTGTACAGCCTGCCACGTGTCGGAACGGACGGACCGTCACGGCGCGATTCAAATGTCGAGCAACCAGTGCAACGCCTGCCACCATGAGTCCGTTGCACTGGCGAAGACAGATTGCAAGACGTGTCATACGACGCAAGCGGCTGTGTATGCCGGCAACGTTCCTGAATTCGCGGGCGCGAAGCCGTCATTTAAAATGGACCTCGAAATCGTTTGTACGGACTGCCATGCCGTAAGCGGGACTCATGTTTCACGCGACGTTTTGCCGTCTTGCATCGCGTGTCACGACGAGAACACTGCCGACACGTTGAAAATGTGGAAGTCCGATGCACAGGAAATTGCACGCAACGTGCAGAAAGCAATGTCAGCTTACCGTGCCGGAAGTGAACCTTATCGAAAATACCAACAATTGGCGGACCTGCTGAAGAAAGACGGAAGCGGTACCGCTCATAACCCAGAACTATTCAAGCGGTGGTATGAATCGCTTGGAGCAGCCCAATGA
- a CDS encoding CxxxxCH/CxxCH domain-containing protein produces the protein MQTNSKRSALFALLSIAVIAVVVLSCSEDRVTSSYKTHPTGWMDVHSPEWHGQAAMGSQGQSCAGCHNILPFDPAASERPDPSPISAQQTGCYECHSYPHQGDFAQGHAAEIRAMEWQTIRDCQACHGVDFAGGRTEASCRTCHTQNSGPASCSTCHGMPPSAQNPLGDRNPGAHYAHTRYSCTECHNRVRGLDHIGPLPADVRFDDARISTTNGYPATYTNQSNCATYCHSNARGGDPLVPVTWGTGQTLNNCRSCHQVPPASPTHPAIPQCHLCHHNVDPNSNYFDANQIIFLPGDTLHVNGVVNIFFQ, from the coding sequence ATGCAAACTAATTCCAAAAGGTCAGCGCTCTTCGCGCTGCTCAGTATTGCGGTGATTGCCGTTGTCGTGCTCTCCTGCAGCGAAGACCGCGTGACGTCAAGCTACAAGACGCATCCCACCGGATGGATGGATGTGCATAGCCCCGAATGGCACGGTCAGGCTGCGATGGGCAGTCAGGGACAAAGCTGCGCAGGCTGTCACAACATCCTGCCCTTTGATCCTGCGGCCAGTGAGCGTCCCGATCCGTCGCCGATCTCGGCGCAGCAGACCGGGTGCTACGAATGTCACTCGTATCCGCATCAGGGCGACTTCGCGCAGGGACATGCCGCAGAGATTCGCGCAATGGAGTGGCAGACGATCCGAGACTGTCAGGCATGTCACGGTGTCGATTTCGCAGGTGGCCGCACAGAGGCAAGCTGCCGCACCTGCCACACGCAGAACTCAGGTCCGGCGTCGTGCAGCACCTGTCACGGCATGCCGCCTTCGGCGCAGAATCCGCTCGGTGACCGTAACCCCGGTGCTCATTATGCGCACACGCGCTATTCCTGCACCGAATGCCACAATCGCGTTCGTGGATTGGATCACATCGGCCCGCTGCCTGCGGACGTGCGCTTCGACGATGCGCGGATATCAACTACTAACGGATATCCCGCGACGTATACGAATCAAAGCAACTGCGCCACCTACTGTCATTCCAACGCCCGCGGCGGGGATCCTCTGGTTCCCGTGACGTGGGGCACGGGGCAGACTCTTAACAACTGTCGCTCCTGTCATCAGGTGCCGCCGGCCAGTCCGACGCATCCCGCAATTCCGCAGTGTCATTTGTGTCATCACAACGTGGATCCGAACTCCAACTACTTTGACGCAAATCAGATTATCTTCCTGCCGGGCGATACGCTGCATGTCAATGGTGTCGTAAACATCTTCTTCCAGTAA
- a CDS encoding cytochrome b/b6 domain-containing protein — translation MKRALLTLLLVACFGTLAYANKDKDAACIECHSDATLTRTNRDGSIVSLAVTPDSLARSKHASLACVDCHADLKNFDDWPHAERLAAVSCASCHKEAATEVAMGGHEGVLKCASCHGTHNILDTKDPRSMVSKEKIDRSCEQCHNRMHPPHRGRTTVYESYDVGIHGRLAKLGKQGLPSCTDCHSSHAVHAEDRQPEKLEQSCLNCHSEIVAEFKKSVHGQFRDGRNLSHCFDCHGEHRSRAPSDSTLRVTNESPAEATCGACHEESVRLYNQSLHAYALQSGSPRAPRCESCHGAHNIRKVDDPESPMHRSKQVETCAKCHSQIGIALDPEVRLPRSFENYLESTHGKLLKQGNENVPVCIDCHGGHAVLGSTNPLSTITLTNIHKTCGQCHPKEQQLYEVSIHYRALMSGITDSPTCTGCHGEHLMVSPKDPKSKVSHARIAAETCGKCHENPDIIRKYGLAPDVVSTYTDSYHGLATRARNRKTPSCADCHGAHDVRTAADPLSSIHEANVVQTCATCHPRADAKFAASYTHRALQPREGGAQWWIARIYWILIFAVIGGMVLHNLIILNYHMIKAREHQTSGPKVTRFDRHQIIQHLVLSFTFILLAITGFALKYPDAWWVRMLASIGFSEGIRSVTHRVMAVGLIACSIYHIVYLFWTRRGREEWQALIPAKTDVSDLTENLSYHMQKRKDPPKFDRYDYSQKAEYWALIWGTILMIATGFVLWFPAELSPILPAWAIPVSQTIHLYEAWLATLAIVVWHFFFVIFHPEEYPMSWTWLTGKIPLHLVKHRHGRWYEKITAGKTDVETSETEAPKPTEPASE, via the coding sequence ATGAAACGAGCACTTCTTACTCTCCTGCTTGTTGCCTGTTTCGGCACGCTGGCTTACGCAAACAAAGACAAAGACGCGGCCTGCATCGAGTGTCACTCCGACGCGACGCTGACACGGACGAATCGAGACGGTTCCATCGTGTCGCTGGCCGTGACCCCGGACTCGCTCGCTCGCTCGAAACACGCTTCGCTCGCCTGTGTGGACTGCCACGCCGATTTGAAGAACTTTGATGACTGGCCGCACGCCGAACGACTGGCAGCCGTGAGCTGCGCAAGCTGTCACAAGGAAGCTGCGACGGAAGTTGCCATGGGCGGACATGAAGGTGTCTTGAAGTGCGCATCATGTCATGGAACCCATAACATATTGGATACCAAAGACCCGCGGTCAATGGTCTCAAAAGAGAAAATAGATCGCAGCTGCGAGCAGTGCCATAACAGGATGCATCCCCCTCATCGCGGACGTACCACCGTCTATGAAAGCTACGACGTCGGCATTCATGGAAGGCTCGCAAAACTTGGAAAACAGGGTCTGCCCTCCTGCACGGATTGCCACTCGTCGCACGCCGTGCACGCGGAAGATCGCCAACCCGAAAAGCTTGAACAATCCTGTTTGAACTGCCACAGTGAGATCGTCGCGGAATTCAAGAAGTCGGTGCACGGTCAGTTCCGCGATGGCAGAAATCTCTCGCACTGTTTCGATTGTCACGGTGAACATCGCAGCCGCGCGCCATCAGACTCTACCTTGCGCGTGACAAACGAGTCACCGGCCGAGGCGACCTGCGGCGCCTGCCACGAAGAGTCCGTGAGGCTTTACAATCAGAGCTTGCATGCGTATGCGCTGCAGAGCGGTTCTCCACGCGCACCGCGCTGTGAAAGCTGTCACGGCGCACATAACATCCGCAAAGTGGACGACCCCGAATCGCCGATGCACCGCTCAAAACAGGTCGAGACATGCGCAAAGTGTCATAGCCAGATCGGCATCGCGCTCGATCCTGAAGTGCGGCTGCCGCGATCTTTCGAAAACTATCTCGAAAGCACGCACGGCAAACTTCTGAAGCAGGGCAACGAGAACGTTCCTGTCTGCATCGATTGTCACGGCGGTCACGCGGTGCTTGGCAGCACGAACCCGCTGTCCACAATTACGCTGACTAACATTCACAAGACCTGCGGACAGTGCCATCCGAAAGAACAGCAGCTTTACGAAGTTTCCATTCACTACCGCGCACTGATGAGCGGCATCACGGACAGCCCGACGTGCACAGGATGTCATGGTGAGCACTTGATGGTTTCGCCGAAGGATCCGAAGAGCAAGGTCAGTCACGCGCGAATCGCGGCGGAAACGTGCGGAAAGTGTCACGAAAACCCCGATATCATTCGCAAGTATGGATTGGCCCCGGACGTGGTCTCAACATATACAGACAGTTATCACGGTCTGGCCACGCGGGCAAGAAACCGGAAAACTCCCTCGTGTGCAGATTGCCACGGTGCGCACGACGTGAGAACTGCGGCAGACCCGCTGTCCTCCATTCATGAAGCCAACGTCGTGCAGACCTGCGCGACTTGCCATCCCCGAGCGGATGCGAAGTTCGCGGCATCTTATACTCACCGTGCCTTGCAGCCGCGCGAGGGCGGGGCTCAATGGTGGATTGCGCGGATCTATTGGATTCTGATTTTTGCGGTTATCGGCGGAATGGTCCTGCACAACCTGATCATCCTGAACTATCATATGATCAAGGCGCGCGAGCATCAAACCAGCGGTCCGAAAGTCACGAGATTTGACCGGCATCAGATCATTCAACACTTGGTCCTCTCGTTCACGTTTATTCTGCTCGCAATAACGGGATTTGCTCTGAAGTATCCGGACGCGTGGTGGGTCAGGATGCTCGCTTCGATCGGCTTCAGCGAAGGCATTCGCAGTGTCACGCATCGCGTCATGGCAGTAGGTTTGATCGCGTGCTCGATCTATCACATCGTCTATCTGTTCTGGACAAGGCGCGGCCGTGAAGAGTGGCAGGCACTGATACCGGCTAAGACGGATGTCAGCGACTTGACCGAGAATCTCTCCTATCACATGCAGAAGCGCAAGGATCCGCCGAAGTTTGATCGTTATGATTACTCACAGAAGGCGGAGTATTGGGCGCTGATCTGGGGAACAATCCTGATGATTGCTACTGGATTTGTGCTGTGGTTCCCCGCAGAACTTTCTCCGATTCTTCCGGCGTGGGCGATTCCGGTCAGCCAGACCATCCACCTCTATGAAGCATGGCTCGCGACGCTTGCGATCGTTGTGTGGCACTTCTTCTTCGTCATCTTCCATCCCGAGGAGTATCCCATGAGCTGGACATGGTTGACGGGCAAGATTCCGCTGCATCTTGTCAAGCATCGTCACGGCCGCTGGTACGAGAAAATTACAGCCGGAAAGACCGACGTTGAGACGAGCGAGACTGAGGCGCCCAAGCCAACTGAACCCGCATCAGAATAA
- a CDS encoding PKD domain-containing protein, whose translation MYRKKLHPAVFLLVSVMVVTVAFMGCEGDQGPAGPAGLNPDSAPIITAIVAAPDSVGTGESTVLFVSAYDPNGDPMTYQWSAATGTLATPTMAVTNYSPPREIGLYQVSVTVTDNDGSATATVTVGVNTYVPAVFPSFLGDNANRCSHCHAAYVDGWSTTHHANAWETLVTSNVTNNPYCVQCHVTGYDDIVNFDGSIATPGIDNGGFDDFPSAMLHNVQCEACHSPQGPQFAGHAPDIHKALTGDACNRCHSQNEEYMESGHGHAIANAGGLEEFNTEFARTGCMDCHTNEGFIKLWDAEWATRELPEEHYQVTCATCHDVHSHDAENNPSYLRALAPFDIIYGGPDHPEGFEIPNEAMGIPSYGKGQLCGQCHHARRTEANVLGQINNGNARPGPHGSCQADMVVGYGSYEIPGYTYNRESPHQPDVVIGESTLEDMCVKCHIYVIPFGQPGGPLHGHSFAPNLQACNTCHATPADFDYHGRRTEIAALRDSLFNLLPNNGTSPNFLASNSTRVQREAGYAWYFVTNEGSMGVHNYPYARSLLINAIDYLHASGAAITSPDSNKMAAWTE comes from the coding sequence ATGTATCGAAAAAAATTACATCCAGCCGTATTTCTCCTCGTCAGTGTCATGGTTGTGACCGTCGCTTTCATGGGCTGCGAAGGAGACCAGGGTCCTGCGGGTCCTGCAGGTCTTAACCCTGACTCCGCACCTATTATTACCGCTATTGTCGCTGCACCCGATTCGGTAGGTACCGGCGAAAGCACCGTGCTGTTCGTCAGTGCCTACGATCCGAACGGCGATCCGATGACCTATCAGTGGAGTGCCGCGACCGGCACACTCGCAACTCCGACGATGGCCGTAACGAATTACTCTCCGCCTCGGGAAATCGGATTGTATCAGGTCTCAGTGACCGTAACCGACAACGACGGCAGCGCGACTGCGACGGTTACTGTCGGTGTAAACACCTACGTCCCCGCTGTCTTCCCGAGCTTCTTAGGTGACAACGCCAATCGCTGCAGCCACTGCCACGCCGCTTACGTAGACGGCTGGTCGACCACTCACCACGCGAATGCTTGGGAAACGCTGGTCACGAGCAATGTCACGAACAACCCGTATTGCGTGCAGTGCCACGTCACGGGCTACGACGACATCGTGAACTTCGACGGCTCCATCGCAACCCCCGGTATTGACAACGGCGGCTTTGACGACTTCCCGTCTGCGATGCTGCATAACGTGCAATGCGAAGCCTGCCACTCTCCACAGGGTCCGCAGTTCGCAGGACATGCACCGGACATCCACAAGGCTCTGACGGGTGACGCCTGCAATCGTTGCCACAGCCAGAACGAAGAATACATGGAATCCGGTCACGGCCATGCGATTGCGAATGCCGGAGGCCTCGAAGAGTTTAATACTGAATTCGCGCGCACCGGATGTATGGACTGCCATACGAACGAAGGCTTCATTAAGCTTTGGGACGCCGAATGGGCAACGCGTGAGTTGCCGGAAGAACACTATCAGGTCACGTGTGCAACTTGCCATGATGTGCACTCGCACGATGCCGAAAACAACCCCAGCTATCTGCGTGCTCTCGCACCGTTCGACATCATCTACGGCGGACCGGATCATCCCGAAGGCTTCGAGATTCCCAATGAGGCGATGGGCATTCCCAGCTACGGCAAAGGCCAGCTCTGCGGCCAGTGCCACCACGCGCGCCGCACTGAAGCCAATGTCCTCGGCCAAATCAACAACGGAAACGCGCGCCCCGGCCCGCATGGAAGCTGTCAGGCCGACATGGTCGTTGGCTACGGCTCCTATGAAATCCCGGGCTACACCTACAATCGTGAATCGCCGCACCAGCCCGATGTTGTGATTGGTGAAAGCACGCTTGAAGACATGTGCGTCAAGTGCCACATCTACGTGATTCCGTTCGGTCAGCCCGGCGGTCCGTTGCACGGACACAGCTTTGCACCGAATCTGCAGGCCTGCAATACCTGCCACGCGACTCCCGCCGACTTCGACTATCACGGCCGTCGTACGGAAATTGCCGCTCTGAGAGATTCGCTGTTCAATCTGCTTCCGAACAACGGCACCTCCCCGAACTTCTTGGCGAGCAATTCCACACGTGTCCAGCGCGAAGCCGGCTACGCTTGGTACTTCGTGACTAACGAAGGCTCGATGGGCGTCCACAACTACCCGTATGCGCGCTCGCTGCTGATCAACGCGATTGACTATCTGCACGCAAGTGGTGCCGCCATAACGTCTCCGGATTCAAACAAGATGGCTGCCTGGACAGAGTAA